A genome region from Glycine max cultivar Williams 82 chromosome 5, Glycine_max_v4.0, whole genome shotgun sequence includes the following:
- the LOC100814709 gene encoding high mobility group B protein 6, translating to MGDTVVAEVPAKRGRGRRALKEKTPSTNDANIIIATPISPSSDKAQVPSKKKQDSKKQQSFEKELLEMQEMLQQMRLEKEKTEELLKLKDEALKQKDEELKNRGREQEKLQTELKKLQKLKEFKPTMNLPVLKDNEEKKDKKKKGCSEKKRPSPPYILWMKDQWNEIKKANSEAEFKEISTMLGSKWKTVTAEEKKPYEEIYHAEKEAYLQMIAKEKRETEAMRLLEDEQKQKTAMELLEQYMQFKQEAEKEGKKNKKEKDPLKPKHPMSAYFLFTNDRRAALVAENKNFLEVPKITAEEWKNMTEEQKRPYEEMAKKNKEKYALEMEVYKQKKDEEAAHFMKEEEEHMKLQKQEALQLLKKKEKTENIIKKTKQKKKQNKDDKNSDPNRPKKPASSFILFSKEAKKTLHEERPGINTSTLNALVSLKWKELSVEDRQFWNGQASKAMDAYKKELEEYNKSIAATASQELKTE from the exons ATGGGCGACACTGTTGTTGCTGAAGTACCCGCAAAGAGGGGAAGGGGCAGAAGGGCCCTGAAGGAGAAAACCCCATCAACGAACGATGCCAACATCATCATAGCCACACCAATTTCGCCATCATCCGATAAGGCACAAGTTCCctcaaagaaaaaacaagattCCAAGAAGCAGCAATCTTTCGAGAAAGAATTGCTTGAGATGCAGGAAATGTTGCAGCAGATGCGCCTCGAGAAGGAGAAGACCGAAGAGCTCTTGAAGCTCAAGGACGAGGCTCTCAAGCAGAAAGACGAAGAGCTCAAAAACCGCGGCCGCGAGCAAGAGAAGCTTCAGACCGAGCTCAAAAAATTGCAGAAGTTGAAGGAGTTTAAACCTACCATG AATTTGCCTGTGTTGAAAGATAATGAAGAAAAGaaggataagaagaagaaggggtGCTCTGAGAAGAAAAGGCCTTCTCCACCTTACATTTTGTGGATGAAAGACCAATGGAATGAG ATCAAGAAAGCGAACTCAGAGGCAGAATTTAAGGAAATTTCTACCATGCTGGGTTCTAAATGGAAGACTGTTACTGCAGAAGAGAAGAAGCCTTATGAGGAGATATACCATGCCGAGAAAGAAGCTTATTTGCAAATGATTGCAAAGGAAAAACGTGAGACTGAGGCAATGAGGTTGTTGGAAGACGAGCAGAAGCAGAAGACTGCCATGGAGTTGCTCGAACAGTACATGCAATTCAAACAAGAGGCAGAAAAAGAGGGCAAGAAGAACAa GAAAGAGAAGGATCCATTGAAACCGAAGCACCCCATGTCAGCTTATTTCTTGTTCACTAATGATAGACGAGCAGCTCTTGTTGCTGAGAACAAGAATTTCTTGGAG GTTCCAAAGATCACAGCCGAAGAGTGGAAAAACATGACAGAAGAACAAAAGAGACCCTATGAAGAG ATggcaaagaaaaataaggagaaatatgCCCTAGAAATGGAGGTTTATAAACAGAAGAAAGATGAGGAGGCTGCCCATTTCATGAAGGAAGAGGAGGAGCATATGAAACTTCAAAAACAAGAAGCATTGCAACTgctgaagaagaaggagaaaaccGAAAATATAATcaag AAAACAaaacagaagaagaaacaaaacaagGATGACAAGAATTCTGATCCAAACAGGCCTAAGAAGCCTGCATCCTCTTTCATCTTATTCAG CAAAGAAGCAAAGAAAACTTTACATGAGGAGCGACCAGGAATCAACACCTCAACCCTTAATGCACTTGTTTCATTGAAGTGGAAG GAACTGAGCGTGGAGGATAGACAATTCTGGAATGGCCAAGCATCAAAAGCAATGGATGCATACAAGAAGGAATTGGAGGAATACAACAAATCCATTGCCGCAACTGCAAGCCAGGAGCTGAAAACCGAATAA